A window of Bradyrhizobium sp. AZCC 1719 genomic DNA:
GGGGATCAGGCACACCTTGCGGTGCGGCTCGCCACGCGCGGCATGATAGGCGCGGATCGCGAGCAGCCCGGCATATTCGCCCTGCGCGCCGGAATTCGGCTGCAGGGAGATCGCGTCATAGCCGGTGATGTCGCACAGCCATTTTTCCAGCCGCGCAAATAGCGCGTGATAGCCGGCGGCTTGCTCGCGCGGCGCGAACGGATGGAGCGAGCCGAATTCGGGCCAGGTCAGCGGGATCATTTCCGTGGTCGCGTTCAGCTTCATGGTGCAGGAGCCGAGCGGGATCATGGCGCGGTCGAGCGCGAGGTCGCGATCGCCGAGCTTGCGCATGTAGCGCAGCAGCTCGGTCTCGGAGCGGTGCGTGTGGAACACGGGATGGACGAGGAAGGCGCTGTCGCGCTTCAGTTCGGCGGGCAACGTTTCGCGCGCGCCCAGCTCGACATCCGCATAGGACAGCGTGCCGCCGAAGGCGCGCCACACCGCTTCGACGATCGCAGGCGTGGTCGTTTCGTCGACGGCAATGCCGAGCGTGCCGTCACCGATGCGCAGGTTGATCTTCTCGGCGAGCGCGCGGGCAATGATTTCACTCTGCTTCGCGCCAGCCGCGACGGTGATGGTGTCGAAGAACGCCGGCGACGCCGACGCATAGCCGAGCTTGGCCAGTCCCGCCGCCAGCACCACCGCGCGGCGGTGCACCGTGCGCGCGATATGCGTCAGCCCCTCGGGGCCGTGATAGACCGCGTACATCGAGGCGATCACCGCCAGCAGCACCTGCGCGGTGCAGATGTTGGAGGTCGCCTTCTCGCGGCGGATATGCTGCTCGCGGGTCTGCAGCGCCAGCCGATAGGCTGGCTGCCCCCGCGAATCCACCGACAGCCCGACGATGCGGCCGGGCAGCGAGCGTTTCAGCGCGTCGCGCACTGACATGTAGGCCGCGTGCGGACCGCCATAGCCCATAGGCACGCCGAACCGCTGCGCCGAGCCGATGGCGATGTCAGCGCCAAGCTCGCCGGGGGAGGCGATCAGCGTCAGCGCCAGCAGATCGGCCGCGACAACGGCGAGCGCGCCCTTCGCACGCAACGCCGAGATCGCCGGCCGCAGGTCGCGCACCGCGCCCGTCGTTCCCGGATATTGCAGCAGGCCACCAAAGACATCGGCGCCTTCGAGATCGCTGACGGGATCGCCGACGATCAGATTCCAGCCCAGCGGCTCGGCACGGGTGCGCAGCACGGCGAGCGTCTGCGGATGCACTTCCGCATCGACGAAGAACGATTTTGTTTTCACTTGCGAGGCGCGCTCGGCCAGCGCCATCGCTTCCGCCGCGGCGGTACCTTCATCGAGCAGCGAAGCGTTGGCCACATCTAGGCCGGTGAGGTCGCAGATCATGGTCTGGAAGTTGAACAGCGCTTCCAGCCGCCCCTGGCTGATTTCCGGCTGATACGGCGTATAGGCGGTGTACCAAGCCGGGTTCTCCAAAATATTGCGCTGGATCACCGTGGGCAAAATCGTGCCGGAATAGCCTTGGCCGATCAGCGAGGTGAACACCTGGTTCTGCGCGGCCAGCTCGCGCATGTGCGAAAGCGCCTCGGTTTCGCTCAACGCTGAACCGAGATCGAGCGGCTTCTTCTGCCGGATCGAGGAGGGCAGCGTCTGGCCGATCAGCTCGGTGAGGCTGTTCGCGCCGACGCTCTCCAGCATCACACTGATGTCGCGGGGCGAGGGGCCGATATGCCGGCGCACGAAGTCGGTGGCGGCTGCGGCGGTGGTCTTGAGCGGCGCGTTCATGACGTCCTTCCTTAGGCCGTGTGGGCCTTGTAGGCGGCCTCATCCATCAGGCCGCCGAGTTCGCTTTTGTCCGCAATCTTCAGCTTGAAGAACCAGGCCTTGCCGCCGGCGTCGGAATTCACCAGCGCGGGTTCGGCGGCGAGCGCCTCGTTGACCTCGATCACTTCGCCCGAGATCGGCGCGTAGACGTCGGAAGCGGCTTTCACCGACTCCACGACGGCGGCGGCTTCGGCCTTCTTCAGGGCGCGGCCGACTTTCGGCAATTCGACGAACACGACGTCGCCGAGCTGCGATTGCGCATAGTCGGTGACGCCGATGGTGGCGACATCGCCCTCGATGCGGAGCCATTCGTGGTCGGATGTGAACAGCGTCGTCATGAAAATTTCCCTTTGGCGTTGGCAAGTTCAGCGTTTGTAGGTGTTGGGAACGAAGGGCATGGCGGCGACCTGCAGCGGCAGGCGCTGGCCGCGCACTTCGGCGAAAACCTGCGTGCCGTTTGCGGCGAGCGCGGTCGGCAGATAGCCCATCGCAACCGGCGCATTGAGGCTCGGACCAAATCCGCCCGAGGTGACCTTGCCGACCGGCTCGCTGGAAGCGCTATCTGCGAATAGCAGCGCACCTTCGCGCACCGGCGCGCGGCCTTGCGCGCGCAAGCCGACGCGGCGGCGCGATGCGCCTTTTTCAAACTGTGCGAGGATTTTTTCTGCGCCCGGAAAACCGCCGGCGCGGGCGCCGCCGCTGCGGCGGTTTTTTTGCACTGACCATTCCAGCGCGCCCTCGACCGGCGTCGTCGTGGTGTCGAGGTCGTGGCCGTAGAGGCAGAGCCCGGCTTCCAGCCGCAGGCTGTCGCGCGCGCCCAAGCCGATCGGCAGCACGTCCGGATTGTCCAGGAGTAGCGTCACCAGCGCCTCGGCCTGTTCGGCCGGCACCGAGATCTCAAAGCCGTCCTCGCCGGTATAGCCGGAGCGCGAGACGAAGCAGTCGAAGCCGGCGACCTTGCGCGGCCCGGTATCCATGAACCGCATGGCGGTGACGTCTGCACCAAGTTTCGCCAGCGCCGATTCCGCCTTCGGTCCTTGCAAAGCGATCAGGCCGCGACCGGTTAGCGAATCGATGATGCAGGTCTCGGAGAGATGCGCGCGCAGATGCGCCTCGTCCTCGGCCTTGCAGGCGGCGTTGACGACCAGAAACAGGTGGTCGCCGAAATTCGCCACCATCAGATCGTCGAGAATGCCGCCGTCGCTATTGGTGAACTGGGCGTAGCGCTGCCGTCCCGGCGCAACCGCCAAGATGTCCTGCGGCACCAGCCGCTCCAGCGCCAGCGCCGCGTCTTCGACCCGGCCGGATTTTGCCCGCAGCGCAAGCTGGCCCATGTGAGAGACGTCGAACAGGCCGGCGGCGCTTCGCGTATGCAGATGTTCCTTCAACACCCCGGCCGGGAATTGCACCGGCATCTCGTAGCCCGCGAACGGAACCATCTTGCCGCCGCGCGCCACATGGAGCGCGTGCAACGGGGTGCGTTTGAGGGAGGATTTGTCGCTTGCCAGCATCGTCAAGGCCCTCATGGGTTCCGGAGACCAGTCTCCAAAAACCCAAAGAAAGCCCCATCTGTCGCTGTGCCTGAGAGTATTATCCCGTCGGCGGACGCCCTGGGCGCGTGTTGCCCGGCGTCTCTTTCCAGATGCTATTTCGTCACGCGGTCCGTTTGCCTGAGAGTTTCCGGGGCGGTTGCTCCTTCGGCGCCGGCGCTTAAGCCGATCTCTCCCGACGTGACGTCTTACAGATAAGAGGGAAACACAGCCCTGCCAAGCCTGTCAACGCAGCCGCAGCATTATCAACGGGACTTGCGTGCCCATCTTGTGTGCTGCGGCAAGCCTATGATCCGCCTGCACAGTTTCTGGACACCGCAGGCCGCCTTGTCTAAAAGCGTTCCGGGGAGCGCGGCCAGCAAAAGTGGCTCCCGGTTTTGCGTCCGGCCGCGCTCCAAAACCATAAAATTGGGCGCATGATCTTTTCGCCAAACCGCTTAACACTTTGGCGGATCATGCGCCGAGGTTAAAGGCTGGTTGCGGCCCATTCCGGCCCTTTTTTCCGATTGGATGAACATGAGCGGCGTCAACGAGATCAGGTCGAAATTTTTGGACTTCTTTGCGGAGAACGGTCACGAGATCGTGCCGTCGTCGCCGCTCGTGCCGCGCAACGATCCGACCTTGATGTTCACCAATGCCGGCATGGTGCAGTTCAAGAACGTCTTCACCGGCGTCGAGAAGCGCGCTTACCAGCGCGCCACCACCTCGCAGAAATGCGTGCGCGCCGGCGGCAAGCACAACGACCTGGACAATGTCGGCTACACCGCGCGGCATCTCACCTTCTTTGAGATGCTCGGCAATTTCTCGTTCGGCGACTATTTCAAGGAGCGTGCGATCGAGCTCGCCTGGAACCTGATCACCAAGGAGTTCGGGCTGAAGAAGGACAAGCTGCTCGTCACCGTCTACCACGACGACGAGGAGGCGGCGCGCCACTGGAAGAACATCGCCGGCTTCTCGGACGACCGCATCATCCGGATCGCGACCTCGGACAATTTCTGGGCGATGGGAGATACCGGCCCGTGCGGTCCGTGCTCCGAGATATTCATCGACCGCGGCGAGCATATCTGGGGCGGGCCTCCGGGCAGCCCGGAAGAGGACGGCGATCGCTTCCTCGAATTCTGGAACCTGGTCTTTATGCAATTCGAGCAGGTGACGAAGGACGAGCGCGTCGCGCTGCCGCGTCCCTCGATCGACACCGGCATGGGGCTGGAGCGCATGGCCTGCATCCTGCAGGGCGTCGACAGCGTCTTCGAGACCGATCTTTTCCGTCACTTGATCGACGCCGCCGCTTCGGCGCTCGGGCATGGACCGGACGAGAAGAACGTCGCGTCGTTCCGGGTCATCGCGGACCACCTGCGCTCGTCAGCCTTCCTCGTCGCCGACGGCGTGCTGCCGTCGAACGAAGGCCGCGGCTATGTGCTGCGCCGGATCATGCGCCGCGCGATGCGCCACGCGCAGCTCCTCGGCGCGCGCGAGCCGCTGATGCATCGTCTGGTGTGGGCGCTCGTGCGCGAGATGGGCCAGGCCTATCCGGATCTGGTGCGCGCCGAAACGCTGATCGAGGAAACGCTGCGGCTCGAAGAGACCCGCTTCCGCAAGACGCTGGAGCGGGGGCTAGCGATCCTCGACGAGAAGAGCGCCGGCCTGAAGAAGGGCGACATGTTCGACGGCGATACCGCGTTCACGCTGTACGATACCTACGGCTTCCCGCTCGACCTGACGCAGGACGCGCTGAAATCGCGCGGCATCAGCGTCGATCAGGCGGCGTTTTCGGATGCGATGGAGCGGCAGCGCGTGAAGGCGCGCGCATCGTGGGCCGGCTCGGGCGATAGTGCCAGCGAGGCCATCTGGTTTCCGTTGCGCGAAAAGCTCGGCGCCACCGAATTCCTCGGCTACGACACCGAAAGCGCCGAGGGCGTGGTGACGGCGCTGGTGAAGAACGGCAAGGATGCCGCCAGCCTGAAGGCCGGCGAGACCGGCGCGATCGTACTGAACCAGACGCCGTTCTATGCGGAGTCAGGCGGCCAGGTCGGCGACACCGGCCTGCTGACGGGCGAGGGCGTCACGTTCCGCGTTACCGACACGCAGAAGAAGGCGGGCGATCTGTTCGTGCACCTGGGCACGGTGGAGCAGGGCACGCTGAAAGTAGGCACCGCGCTGCAGCTCGAGGTCGATCATGCGCGCCGGTCGTCGATCCGTGCGCATCACTCCGCGACGCATCTGCTGCATGAGGCGCTGCGCCAGGTACTCGGCGATCACATCGCCCAGCGCGGCTCGCTGGTGGCGCCCGATCGTCTGCGCTTCGACTTCGTGCATCCGAAGCCGATCACGGCCGAAGAACTTGCCCGTGTCGAGGACATCGCCAACGAGGTGGTGCTCGAAAACGACGAGGTGACGACACGGCTGATGGCGGTCGACGACGCCCGCGAGGCCGGCGCGCGCGCCCTGTTCGGCGAGAAATACGGCGACGAGGTTCGCGTGGTGTCGATGGGCAAGCAAGCCCGCGCCCACGGCCAGAACGCGCTCGGCTGGTCGGTCGAACTGTGCGGCGGCACCCATGTGCGCCGTACCGGCGACATCGGACTGATCTCGGTGACCGGCGAAAGCGCGGTGGCCTCAGGGGTACGGCGCATCGAGGCGTTGACCGGACGTCACGCCCGCAAGCACGCCAACGATACGATGGCAATTGCGAAGACGGCGGCGTTCGAGTTGCGCACCAGCGTCGACGACATGCCCTCGCGCATCGCAGCGCTGATGGAAGAACGCAAGAAGCTCGAGCGCGATCTTTCGGATGCGCGCAAGAAGCTCGCGATGGGCGGTGGCGCCGGCAACGGCGCGGCAGCGGGCGGCGTGCGCGAAGCCGGCGGCGTCAAGCTGCTGGCCCGCGCGGTCGAAGGCGTCGAGACCAAGGATCTCAAGAGCCTGGTCGACGACGGCAAGAAGCAGATCGGCTCCGGCGTGGTCGCGATCGTCGGCGTCACCGAGGACGGCAAGGCCGGCATCGTCGTCGGCGTCACCGCCGATCTCACGGCGCGATTCAACGCGGTGGAGCTGGTGCGCAAGGGTTCGGAAGCGCTCGGCGGCAAGGGCGGCGGTGGCCGGCCCGACATGGCGCAGGCCGGCGGGCCCGACGGCGCCAAGGCAAATGCGGCGCTGTCGGCGATCGAGCAGGCGATGGCGGGGGCGTGAGGCGCAGGTAAGCCGGAACGTCTTGGCGATCGCCAGCATTGTAGCTGGCGATAGCAATGGCTGATTGGCCAATTTGGCACAGCATTCCGGCAAACAGCCCGATCGCTGGACTTACGCAACAGTCGACCTTGGCGTTCGAGAGGTGCCAGGATGATCCGGTGGATGATAAAGCCATCGCTCTTTGCGTCGATCATCTTTGGCGCTTCGGTCTGCGTGGCGACAGCGCAGGACGCCAAGGTTTCGGTCGAGATGATCGGTGCAGGAAGCATGAGTTGCGCTCATTGGCGATCCAAGGAAGAGCACGTGTTGGAGGGGACTGTCTGGATTCACGGTTTCTGGACCGGACTTAATTACGTCGCCGCGGCGAGTGGCCAAACACAGCCCAGAATCAACGTCTCGTCGATCGTTGCCGAAGTCGAAAAAGTGTGCGCTCGCAAGACATCACAGACCTTGGCCAGCGCCGTATGGACGACGTATCTTGGGGCCACGAGGTAGGGCGCCGAACAGCAGTGATGCTGCGCCGCTTTCGTCATTCTGACGCGCTTGCTGGAACTCAGAGGCCCGCGAAAAGTTGGCAGTTGGCCAATTGAGCCTCGGTCCTGGAAGGCTGACGATGATCCGCCCGGTATGCGCCGCCTTGGCGCTTAGCTGTCTATCTGCGCCTGTATTTGCCGAAACCTGCATTGCTTCTCGCTACGGCTACAACGGTGGCCGAACCGCATCGGGGGAGCGGATGAATCCAAATGCGATGACTGCGGCGCATCGCGCCAGACCATTCGGCTCCCATGTCACAGTCACCTCACATTCCAGCGGGCGAAGCGTCACAGTGCGGATAACTGATCGTGGTCCGTTCGTGAAGGGACGGTGCATAGACCTTTCCGCTGGCGCGGCCCGGGTGCTTGGCTTCTCCGGGACTACGACGGTCTCTCTCCGCTGAGGTGGATGATCCGGCCGCCAGGGGAAAATTCGCGACAGCAGGCTCTCCAGTCGCTCACTGGCAATTCGGTGTCAGCGCGCGCATAGTTGCCAGGTCGTTATACCGGATAGGTTCGTCGGTGTATGACATGGACTCTCCAGGTCAGCGCCGGTGATCTGCGGTTCGGACAACCGGAGTCCCGCCATGTCTGTTACGGCTTCCAGCGAAACCCACCACCAACACACCTTCAATTCCGCTGAAATGGGTGCGATCGCTCATCTCTACCGCGGCGAAGTCTACCGTTCGACGATCTGGAGAACGCGGCTCGACAACACGACCAACTGGGCGATCGTCACCATGGGCATCGCCTTGTCGACGACCTTTTCGAGCCCGGAAGCTTCACCGCTGCCATTGCTGCTCGTTGGCCTGCTCATTGCCGTGTTTCTCGGCATGGAGGCGCGACGTTATCGCTACTTCAATGTCTGGCGCGCCCGAGCCCGGTGGATGGAGACGAATTTCTACGCGCCGATATTCACCGGTGAAGTCCGCGACGATAGCTGGCAGGTGATACTCGGCCACGACTACACCGCGCCCCGCCACCACATTTCATTTGTCCGCGCGGCGGGACGGCGGCTGCGTCGCAACTATGTCTGGATTATCGCCGTCCAGGTGGTTGCCTATTACGGCAAGATCGCGATTCATCCGACCCCCGCGGCAAGCCTGGCGGAATTTGTCGATCGCGCCGCGGTTGGACCGATTCCCGGTTGGATCGTTCTGATGGTTGGCTTTGTCTACAATTTCGGCTGGCTGGCGTTTGCGCTCGGCACGATGTGGCTCGACCAACGCGAGCACAGAGGCGACAAGGTGGCGATGGGTTAGCGCGCCTGCCGCCCGCGGTATTGATGGAATGGGACGCATTCCATCAATCGCTCCATCGGCATCCCGGGTCAGCCCTTGCGGAGGAACACATAGTCCGCCGAGTAGGGGACGCTTTCATACGATCCTGCCTTGTAGCAGGCGCCATTGGCCCTTCCACCCACC
This region includes:
- the alaS gene encoding alanine--tRNA ligase; translation: MSGVNEIRSKFLDFFAENGHEIVPSSPLVPRNDPTLMFTNAGMVQFKNVFTGVEKRAYQRATTSQKCVRAGGKHNDLDNVGYTARHLTFFEMLGNFSFGDYFKERAIELAWNLITKEFGLKKDKLLVTVYHDDEEAARHWKNIAGFSDDRIIRIATSDNFWAMGDTGPCGPCSEIFIDRGEHIWGGPPGSPEEDGDRFLEFWNLVFMQFEQVTKDERVALPRPSIDTGMGLERMACILQGVDSVFETDLFRHLIDAAASALGHGPDEKNVASFRVIADHLRSSAFLVADGVLPSNEGRGYVLRRIMRRAMRHAQLLGAREPLMHRLVWALVREMGQAYPDLVRAETLIEETLRLEETRFRKTLERGLAILDEKSAGLKKGDMFDGDTAFTLYDTYGFPLDLTQDALKSRGISVDQAAFSDAMERQRVKARASWAGSGDSASEAIWFPLREKLGATEFLGYDTESAEGVVTALVKNGKDAASLKAGETGAIVLNQTPFYAESGGQVGDTGLLTGEGVTFRVTDTQKKAGDLFVHLGTVEQGTLKVGTALQLEVDHARRSSIRAHHSATHLLHEALRQVLGDHIAQRGSLVAPDRLRFDFVHPKPITAEELARVEDIANEVVLENDEVTTRLMAVDDAREAGARALFGEKYGDEVRVVSMGKQARAHGQNALGWSVELCGGTHVRRTGDIGLISVTGESAVASGVRRIEALTGRHARKHANDTMAIAKTAAFELRTSVDDMPSRIAALMEERKKLERDLSDARKKLAMGGGAGNGAAAGGVREAGGVKLLARAVEGVETKDLKSLVDDGKKQIGSGVVAIVGVTEDGKAGIVVGVTADLTARFNAVELVRKGSEALGGKGGGGRPDMAQAGGPDGAKANAALSAIEQAMAGA
- the gcvT gene encoding glycine cleavage system aminomethyltransferase GcvT — encoded protein: MLASDKSSLKRTPLHALHVARGGKMVPFAGYEMPVQFPAGVLKEHLHTRSAAGLFDVSHMGQLALRAKSGRVEDAALALERLVPQDILAVAPGRQRYAQFTNSDGGILDDLMVANFGDHLFLVVNAACKAEDEAHLRAHLSETCIIDSLTGRGLIALQGPKAESALAKLGADVTAMRFMDTGPRKVAGFDCFVSRSGYTGEDGFEISVPAEQAEALVTLLLDNPDVLPIGLGARDSLRLEAGLCLYGHDLDTTTTPVEGALEWSVQKNRRSGGARAGGFPGAEKILAQFEKGASRRRVGLRAQGRAPVREGALLFADSASSEPVGKVTSGGFGPSLNAPVAMGYLPTALAANGTQVFAEVRGQRLPLQVAAMPFVPNTYKR
- the gcvP gene encoding aminomethyl-transferring glycine dehydrogenase, which encodes MNAPLKTTAAAATDFVRRHIGPSPRDISVMLESVGANSLTELIGQTLPSSIRQKKPLDLGSALSETEALSHMRELAAQNQVFTSLIGQGYSGTILPTVIQRNILENPAWYTAYTPYQPEISQGRLEALFNFQTMICDLTGLDVANASLLDEGTAAAEAMALAERASQVKTKSFFVDAEVHPQTLAVLRTRAEPLGWNLIVGDPVSDLEGADVFGGLLQYPGTTGAVRDLRPAISALRAKGALAVVAADLLALTLIASPGELGADIAIGSAQRFGVPMGYGGPHAAYMSVRDALKRSLPGRIVGLSVDSRGQPAYRLALQTREQHIRREKATSNICTAQVLLAVIASMYAVYHGPEGLTHIARTVHRRAVVLAAGLAKLGYASASPAFFDTITVAAGAKQSEIIARALAEKINLRIGDGTLGIAVDETTTPAIVEAVWRAFGGTLSYADVELGARETLPAELKRDSAFLVHPVFHTHRSETELLRYMRKLGDRDLALDRAMIPLGSCTMKLNATTEMIPLTWPEFGSLHPFAPREQAAGYHALFARLEKWLCDITGYDAISLQPNSGAQGEYAGLLAIRAYHAARGEPHRKVCLIPSSAHGTNPASAHMAGMEVVVTACDARGDVDVDDLRAKAEKHSKNLAAVMITYPSTHGVFEEHITEICDIVHSHGGQVYLDGANMNAQVGLSRPGDYGADVSHLNLHKTFCIPHGGGGPGMGPIGVRAHLAPYLPGHPSTDGAVPHPIGPVSAAPFGSASILTISYIYILMMAGEGLTRATEMAILNANYIASRLDPHFPVLYKNAKGRIAHECIVDPRPLKTTSGVTVDDIAKRLIDYGFHAPTMSFPVPGTLMIEPTESESKAELDRFCDAMIAIRSEITEIEIGRWKVEASPLRHAPHTTVHDIVDDAWNRPYSRATGCFPDGISRTDKYWSPVGRVDNVYGDRNLVCSCPPVEDYAQAAE
- a CDS encoding septal ring lytic transglycosylase RlpA family protein, with product MIRPVCAALALSCLSAPVFAETCIASRYGYNGGRTASGERMNPNAMTAAHRARPFGSHVTVTSHSSGRSVTVRITDRGPFVKGRCIDLSAGAARVLGFSGTTTVSLR
- a CDS encoding DUF2270 domain-containing protein; translated protein: MSVTASSETHHQHTFNSAEMGAIAHLYRGEVYRSTIWRTRLDNTTNWAIVTMGIALSTTFSSPEASPLPLLLVGLLIAVFLGMEARRYRYFNVWRARARWMETNFYAPIFTGEVRDDSWQVILGHDYTAPRHHISFVRAAGRRLRRNYVWIIAVQVVAYYGKIAIHPTPAASLAEFVDRAAVGPIPGWIVLMVGFVYNFGWLAFALGTMWLDQREHRGDKVAMG
- the gcvH gene encoding glycine cleavage system protein GcvH, whose translation is MTTLFTSDHEWLRIEGDVATIGVTDYAQSQLGDVVFVELPKVGRALKKAEAAAVVESVKAASDVYAPISGEVIEVNEALAAEPALVNSDAGGKAWFFKLKIADKSELGGLMDEAAYKAHTA